One genomic region from Argentina anserina chromosome 2, drPotAnse1.1, whole genome shotgun sequence encodes:
- the LOC126784968 gene encoding bifunctional dihydroflavonol 4-reductase/flavanone 4-reductase-like, producing MGLQAESGTVCVTGASGFVGSWLVMRLLERGYTVRATVRDPDNMKKVGHLLELPMAATRLTLWKADLDVEGSFDEAINGCSGVFHVATPMDFESEDPENEVIKPTVNGMLDIMKACLKAKTVRKVVFTSSAGTVTIEEHRKAFYNENNWTDVEFCRKVKMTGWMYFVSKTLAEQEAWKFAKENNIDFISIIPTLVIGPFLAPSMPPSLITGLAPLTGNEAHYGIIKQCQYVHLDDLCLSHIFLYEHPTAEGRYICSSHDATIHEIAKLLSEKYPEYNVPTKFEGIQEKLTNIHFSSKKLKETGFEFKYSLEDMFTGAVDTCKAKGLLPIPSEEEEAEERGAG from the exons ATGGGGTTGCAAGCAGAGTCCGGAACCGTCTGTGTGACGGGCGCCTCTGGTTTCGTTGGCTCGTGGCTAGTCATGAGACTGCTAGAGCGCGGCTACACTGTCCGAGCCACCGTGAGAGACCCTG ATAATATGAAGAAGGTGGGCCATCTGCTGGAGCTACCGATGGCGGCGACGCGTCTGACGCTGTGGAAGGCGGACCTGGACGTCGAGGGAAGTTTTGATGAAGCCATTAACGGATGCAGTGGAGTTTTTCATGTCGCCACGCCTATGGATTTCGAGTCTGAGGACCCTGAG AATGAAGTGATAAAGCCAACAGTAAATGGGATGTTAGACATCATGAAAGCATGTCTCAAAGCAAAGACAGTTCGGAAGGTGGTGTTTACATCTTCGGCCGGAACTGTCACCATTGAAGAGCATCGGAAGGCGTTTTACAATGAGAACAACTGGACCGATGTTGAGTTTTGCCGGAAAGTGAAGATGACTGGTTGG ATGTATTTTGTATCCAAAACTCTAGCCGAGCAAGAAGCATGGAAGTTTGCCAAAGAAAACAACATCGACTTCATTTCGATTATCCCAACTCTTGTAATCGGTCCTTTTCTCGCGCCATCTATGCCACCAAGCCTCATAACTGGACTTGCACCACTCACTG GAAATGAAGCTCATTATGGGATTATAAAGCAATGCCAATACGTTCACCTAGACGACCTCTGCCTATCTCATATATTCCTGTACGAGCATCCGACAGCCGAGGGCCGCTACATTTGTTCATCGCATGATGCTACGATTCATGAAATTGCAAAACTGCTAAGCGAAAAATATCCCGAGTACAATGTTCCTACCAA GTTCGAGGGCATTCAGGAGAAGTTGACGAATATCCATTTTTCTTCAAAGAAGCTGAAAGAAACGGGGTTTGAGTTCAAATACAGCTTGGAGGACATGTTTACAGGGGCTGTTGACACTTGTAAAGCAAAGGGTCT